The Schistocerca gregaria isolate iqSchGreg1 chromosome X, iqSchGreg1.2, whole genome shotgun sequence nucleotide sequence AGTCCAGTCTTGGTGCTTTAGAAAATTGTACTGCAAAGCAGCTTCTAAAGCTTAATACCATACTCGGCATTGTCATTTATCAGAGTTCAGCAACATCCCTATTTAACCAAGCTCTGAGaacgaaaatatttttgcttaggagTTTAGCTCAAATAGTAAATTGAAGTAACTCATCAGAATTTGGGGGGTTTTTAAACAATACAGGTGGTGTTCATAATCACAAATGCACCAGACATGGACATTGCAAACCCTAAAATATATATTACTGCTACATAATTTTCCCCAACTCAATAGGCTGTGTTCTGAAGGCATGTGAAATCAAGTGGAATTTCTGTTTAAAGGCATCATcaagaagaaaaaattgtctatGTTCAAAAGCTGTTTAATTCAGCTAATAGTGTAGACAATTGTGATTATACCAAGAAAATCTGTACATATTATCCTTTAGTTTTTTAATTGAAAAGTGGGTAACTTTAGTTTGCTTCTCCTGTTTGCATAACACTAGCTGCTTGGTATTGGAAGAATCGATTCTGAATGAGGAAAAATAGCTGCAACTGAACTTAGTGGAAATGGATCATCTTCCGTACCTTCTACCAGTTCTGCTTAATTCTTTATTAAGCGTAACATATCTCTCACATCTATCAGCTGTGCAAAAGTCTTTATTTCATCACAACTAAGTCCTGAAATATCGCATTTGCTGTAATATGTTAAAACATTAAGGGAAATCATCTTGCTCATGTTCTGCAGCATCTTATACTGACCCACAGCTAGCAGGGCTCAACGCAATCTGTGTAGCAGGCAGACAAACATGTCAGCAGCCTGTGAAATATTCATTCTCATCCTTCTGAGGGATGAAATTGACTTATCCAAAACAGGCATTCCATATTTAGCTTTCATGTGATGAATTATGCATGGGTCTAGAGACTGCATTTAAGTGTAAACTTATCAGGAAGGAACACAAACATTCCCGAAGAATATAATTTCCTTTGGGTGTGCATGGCAACAGGGTGCACTTATCTTAGTGCCTAAACTCTTGAGAAACTGCGGACAAATTTCAGCAGTCGTCCAGACATTGCTAATAAAGTAATAGGTGCACATTAGTGTTAGTTTTATCTCCTGCGAGTTTTAAATTTCTCCCTTGTTGTCTCTTTTGGCAAACAGCAGGGCCCTCATTCCTTGTTAGCCTAAGTGACATTCCCCACTGAACAGAATAGACATATGTTTTTGAGGAAAATAAATTATAGAATACCACAGTTCCATAAGCACTGAAAATGTTTCTGTGCTAATGTCTGTTATCAGCTGTGGCAAAATATTTTGTCTTCCAAAGTTAAATACATTCCAAATTTACTGCCTCCTTTTCAGATTTACAGTTTGAGATGAAATGTTATATGGTGGTAGTCTTTCTAAGCATACTTGACACCCATTAGGTAAACTTAAATCTTCCATCTGAAGCTTTAGGGTGATTTCCTGGGCTTTGTTGTAACAAGTGTCTGCATATGGGAATGTTTCCAACTCTTGTTTCATGAAGCCATTGTTAGTAAGATGATGCTTTCTAACTCCTTTAAGGGCCTGCATACCTTCAGTTTAACTGTGCAGCTTATTACGTGAGATGTTTGAGTGACACTTTAATATTAGGAGAGAAACTGCGTATTTCAGGTAAGCTGTCTGCCTATGCATGAAACTATATCGGCCATCATTATCTCTGTGGGCCTGATGTGACTTGTGATGGTGTAATCCGTAAAATAAGCAGctttaaatttgaaacttcctgacaaattaaaactgtgtgggactaggacttgaacctgggaccttcacttttttgcaggcaagtgctctactgaatgAGCTATCAAAGTACCATCTGCTCTTGCAACCCTTTTCTGCCAGTACCTTACCTTCTACCATCCAAACTCTACAAAAGtttgaatgaattttcattctgcagtggattccctaggctgtggctaagccatgtctctgcattatcctttcttccaagggTATTAGACATGCAAGCTCTGTAGTAGaatttccgtgaagtttggaaattGAGACTTTCTGCTGCAAGCAGGGCTGTGAGTGTGAGTAAAGAGCCGTGCTTGAATaggtcagttagtagagcacttgcctgttaaAGGCAAAGATCCTAGATTTGAATCTCTGACACAGTGTTAATCTATGTGCACCCACACACACTCTGCAACTACCCCTTTTCCCTGTATCACTTTGTCAAGAATACTGCATGAAGTGCCAGAATTGAGAAAACTGAATATAGCCTACACATCTTCATTTGAAATACCTGTACAGATTTTGACCTGTACACTCATCTACTCAGTTAAACTGAAGGTGTTGCCCCTTGAAAAGATGAAGCACAAATGTTCTCTTCGTAATAGAATAGGACCATCAGTTTGTGTTCAGGAATGTCTGCTTATTTTTCAGTATTCATCGTATTTCTTTGCCATTCAGAGTTTAAATGTTACAATTGTCCTGAACATCATGACTAATTGTTAGCGTCTGCTAAATCTTAAGCTTTCTTCTCTTATGACCCTAACTTCACAAAGCTTTGGTGTAGAACTCAACACTTAGATAGGGAATACAGTGTGATTCCCCTCAGAGGACTCAAGACTTCGTTTGTGTGTGTGCCTCGCTTACTGTTCGTCATGGTGGCACCCTTTGTCAACCTGGCTATTCCCTAGGTTCTGCTTTGGTTTCTTGGaatattcattcattttatttacatcaacttttgcctgaagtaatttttgGTTCCCTTctgggtttgacattgatttccagATTTTTTCTATAGTGTGGACTGACTGGGAAGGAACACCTTAAGGCAGAGCTTATTGCATGCAGTGTTAAAAATAGTCTGCACACAGTGTGTATATAGGACTCTTGTATATGATGTAATGGGGTCATTCAGTACCCTTTCATTGGAGTCCCCTGGCAACATTGGAATCACACTGTTGATACCAGAGTTGCTACCTCCCCATAGTGTCAAGGAGAAGATGCCTGTTTTTATAGGACATCAGGACTTCCTACAACAGCAGTTGATGCCAGATGGCCTTTGGTGTGCTGCTGCCAGATGGCACCTGTGGAGAGAGCACTTGATGGAAGTAAGCAGTATAAGTGCATACATTCTGGACATGAAACATCAAAATACACCAGAACAATGCCCATTCTGATCCGGCTGTCTCTTGAGGCAGGAATCAAATGTTCAGTGCAGACAGTTACTGTCCTATGCTTTCCGTACACTGGATACCATGTAGAAAGTGGGACAAGCCAGATGATGGGGATCAAAACAATTTCTCCAATACTAAGTAATGTACTCGAATTTATGGGCCTACTTTTACCGTGCCATTATAGAAGGTAAATTTGGGAAAATGCACAGTTGATCAGTATTGATTAAAGCTGCCTCTGCAGCACAGTCTATAGCTGTCCAGGTATGTGAATGTCTGGGTAACATGCCAGTGACCATTGTGCCACACACAACTTTCAACATGTCCTAGGGAATCAACTTCCACAGAGACTTTGAACtcgagatgtggagctacagatgAATCTGGAGTGGTGAGTTTTACATTTTGTCCAGTGCACCCAAAAAGTCCCAAGGATAATCAAATAGATGCAGGTGCCTTTCTTAGCCTTTAAAGTGACTGTCCTGGAAACAGGTGGGATGTAAACCCTTATGCCCCACCACTGATGAGGTGCTTATAATGCTTATGTTTTGGTCATGTCGTCCCACTGCACAGTGGACCCAAAGTGTGGCAGCTGCATACAATCACTCCATGAAGGCAGTCCTTGTGAAAAACTACCTTATGTCAACTGCATAGAACATGATACTCCACATCTCTCTCTGGAAACCCATAGATCAGAGGTCAAATACCACCTAATGACTGAAGTTGCAGCCTGTGGTTCCCAGGGCAGCCTACTCTTAATCTGTCTCTATGTTCATCACATAGAGGCTCTCACAAGAATACCATCCACCAAAGGCAGGAGGAGGAGAATGAGAATTGGGACAAGGCTACTCAGGTAACAGTGGAGATTCCAGATCTCACCATGCAGTTGGATTCTGAACCAATGCTTATTGATTTGGTTCCACCCCTGTTGGTCACAGGCAGTGATCAAGATGTGAGACTGGTACTCCTGGCTCCATCACACCTAACATGGTCAGCCATAATGTGATcattcagtggaactgtaatggatgTTGTCACGTGCCATAATTGCAAAACCTTATGTCCTTTGCTGCAATTTACATTGCTCCCAGAGAAACATGCTTTGCTGGTGCAAAGAGGGCAACCAGAGAGGGATGTGTACATTAGTTCATGCAGATGCCAGTGAGTGGATTCCCCACTGTCCCACACTGGAAGCAAGAACAGTACAGGTAGAGATGACCTCAGTGATCACCATTTGCAACATTTATCTACCTCCAGGTAGCAACTTACTTCATTGAGTTGACCACATTAATACGACTACTTTACCTTTTTTTCTCGTACTAGGGGACAACACTGTGCTCAACTTGCCATGGGGAGTACCACTTTGTCTGGTAGGGTTGTTCTAATTGGCCAGCTCCTGAGGAGCAGAATTGGGACAAGGCTACTCTGATAACCCTGGTGGTGCCAGGTCCCACCACACAGTCTGGCTCTAAACCAATGCTCCTTGATGTGGTTCCATCCCAGTCAGTGACAGACAATGATTCAAATTCATGACTGATACTTGCACACCTAACCTGGACACCCTGATCATGATCTGTTATCTCAATGTGGGGTGTTTTTTACCCATTTCAGTGCTATTTGTTGCACCTTTCTGCACATGGACTCTACCATCTCTTCTTCCAATCttgtggctttgttacattggtcaCTACATGATCATTTTGGTGATGGTGACCACTTTCTGGAGATCTTTTCAATTCACTGCCACATGGGCAGACTACTGTGTTGCTTGCTTCAAAGAGCTGACTGCCAATTTATGGCTTCTGCTGTTATGATCATCCCCAATTGGATTGCATGAACAAGGTTGTGCAACACGTCTCTGATGCAGTCACCCACACTGCTGGAACTGCTATTCCCCTTTGTACAAGTGACCCCCCTCCCCGTTGACTGGTGAATTGGTATGCCAGAGACATTGCAATAGCAGTTAATGATCACTGAATAGCGCTGTAATGTTTCAAACGACATTCTTCACCAACAAACCTTTTCATCTTTAAGATACTTCACACTAAGGTTAACTTTCTGATCAACTGCAGTAAGGAGGAGTGCTATGTTTCTGGCTTGGTAATGTGCCTGTCTTCATCTCAGGTGTGGACCAAGCTCCATAGTCTCTTGGGCCACCAACAATTTCGGGTCTTGTCCTTCAGGGTGATCTTAATACTGAAGTGTCAGTTCTTGCTGAACATCTAGTGACCCACTTTGCGACAACACTGGCATCTTGTACTTATCTGGCGATCTTTATACTGCAGAAATGACAGTTGGCATACCCCTATATTTCACCTCTGCCAAGCTAACTCACAATGAACCTTTTGATGGTAACTAGTTAAGGCTATTGCCTTCTCTTTCAATACAGTTCCAGACTCTGATTCAGTTCATAATTGATTATCCACTGCCTGACTGTTAGTCAAAGGCTACACATCTACTCTGGATCTTGAACCACATTTGGCTCAACATTGTCTTCCCTTTGCCCTGGCGAGATACTATCATTGTCACAGTCCTTAAGCCAAGCAAAATCCCAGTGAAAAAAGTATTTTGAGCTATTATGCCATGGTTGAATGGATTTGACTTTAAAACCTGATGTTTTGTTCCCCTTTAAGGAGGACATTTATCAGGGGGATCATAGCTTTGTGGAATGTCCGATTCACATCCAGGCTAGCTACCAACTTCAGCAGAATTCTGCTTCTCCACAGTGGCTcatcgtcacatgttttgaatgcaCGAGCAGCAACTTTGCTGCAGTCAGTGGCGAGCCattgtgtgaatcggacattccacAAAGCTACAATCCTCCTTGAAAATCTCCTCCACGGATGGAGATGAGACATTAGGCTTTAAAGTGACATCCATTTGATGACAGCATAAtatcccggaatattttattaattgtgacaattctggctgtgaaaatttacattttatgaAAACCCAATGTCCCTTGACAGCTACTAAACGATTAGCCTTACCAATGTTTTCTGCAAACTGCTTGAAATGATAGTAACCTGCTGATTATACTGGGTTCTCAACTCTCAGAACCTTTCAATTCCGGGAGTGTCGATGCACATCTGACCATCTGCTGAGTTTGGAAGCAGCGGTCTGACAGGTTTCTTCTAAatttaccttctttttacctatacaAGGTGTACAACACTGCCTGATGCCATCATGTTTTACTTGCCCTCCATGATTGGGCTTTTTAAGGTTTCCTACCATTTTTTGTCAGTTTTCATCCCACCAGTTCTGGGTTAGAGTTGGTATTTCACTTAGCTCTCCATGGGTCCAAGAGAACAGCCTCCCATAAGGCTCTGTGTTTCACACTCTACCTCATAGCAATCATTGGGCTAGTGGCCTCTGTTAGGCCACTGGTCACCCTTACATTTTGTGTTAATGCCTCAACAACACACAGCCTTTCCTTTTTACATATAAGGGGCATCGACTCCCTGATACCTGTCTTCAGGTGGTATTACCAGTAGGAATGCTCTCAATCCTCTGCCAGGACCTCTGTCTATCCTGCTCAAAATGTACTCCCTGTGTTTGCTCACATATCACCCCTTGGTACCCATCCCACAAATTAGGACTGATCTATTTCAAGGACCTAAATTGTCACCCTCATGGCCTTTCAGCTCTTCATAAGTATCAGGGTGCTACAGTCTTTCACACTGATGGCTGTAAAACACTGATAGGATATGCTTTCACAATTTCCACTGGTCAGGAGCACCATTTGTTGCTGGGGATGTAGTATTTTTATGATGAAACTGATGGCCATTAATGGAGCTACCCATTTTATTAAAATGCCTCTCTTGACTGCTTTTTAATATGTAGTGACTAGATGAGCAGCCTCCAGGCCATTGATGTATTTACTCTTGTCATCCTGTGATATCTGGTATTCATGACCTCTCCAAACGTAGACCGTTTGCTTGGTTGTTGGTTCTCTGGGTCCCTAGTCATTTGGGTGCCCTAGGGAATGAACTGACTAACCATTTTGCTAGACACATGATTACTCACCTCCCCTTAAGCCACTCCCCATCAAATACACTATGAAAATCCTAGGAGCAGATTTTCATGTGCAACTACAGCCTCTGCTTACTAGGAGATGGATAATCTGGTGAGCTACTGCCCCCCTCTAATAAACTCTGCGCTGTCAAGGAGACCACAGCTGGATGGGACTCTTTCTTCCATTCCTCCTGGAAAGAATCCACCAGTGTATGTCATCTCCACATTGGCCATGCCAAGCTGACCAACAGTTTTACTTTACATAGTTGAGCCTAATTTACAGCATCTCGTATTTTGGTGAAATGCTCCCTGCTAATAGCTCTCCACGTGAAGCATGGCCTTCAGAATTCTTTGTCACTCATATTGGCAGATGACTGATTCTCCATTTTCTCTGTGACAGTGCTTTTCATTCTCAGTATAATTTAGACTATGTTCAGGGTTGGTGCAGGGTGATTGGAGTCAGGGAGTTTCCTGCCATTGCAGTTAGTGATTCAGGGTACCCTTGAACCATCCTCCCGCTTCTGTCGTCCTTTCTTTCCTCTGTTTTGATTGCGTTTAGGCAGTTTGCCTTTTCTGCTGCACCTTGCTTTTGTTTAAGGGGTAGTACTCTGTTAGTGGATATGTTCCTCCTCTGTGGGAGGGCATACCCACTTGCATGTACAGTGCTGgtggtaaattttttaaaaaaattgctgatGGTCCGGTGGACGTCCATCAAATTTTTAGGCTTTTCACTTTCACTGTTTGGAATCTCTTGCTTAGAAGCTCTTACTCTGATCTGTCTTCACCCTTAATTGGGCTAGATGGGGTCAAATGCAAGTAAAAATTCTCTTGGGTTTGGCTAATCCCTGGGAGACCCCTTGTCTGGGCTAGCTGCGATACTGATCCAGCCTGCATACTTGCTTTTCTCCCTAAATCATTTTTGAGCTCAGTCATTAGTATTATCTTCAGTGCACCGTTTTTACACTGCTGCATACTTTCCTCATCTGAGCACATTCCTGGGGGCATCACTGCCTCCAGATAATGAACTCTTGTCAAAGagatcgatgaccttgctgtttggtctgttATCACTCACCAACCAACGGTGCAATCAGTTGGGGGTTGGGACATAATGCCAACTTTCCTGTGACGTCATATCACATGACCTTCGTGTGGATAACAGTTtgcaactagctttttattcattAAAAGCTGATATTTTTCTTTACTGGGGTTCATTGCTACCTAATTTGTGTGGTGGTTGTTATGGCAGCTCACCAGGACCAATGGAAATATTCATTGGGAGGGTTaatcaatcatcagttattttgctccttaaatagcaaaactcttttactactttaagtgtctaatttcctaatctaattccctcagcatcacctgatgtaattagactacattccattatactcattttgcttttgttgaggatataagatgaacatcaacaaaagcaaaacgaggataatggaatttagtcgaattacgtcaggtgatgctgagggaattagattaggaaatgagacacttaaagtagtaaaggagttttgctatttctatttggggagcaaaataactgatgatggtcgaagtagagaggatattaaacgtagactggcaatggcaaggaaagcgtttctgaagaagataaatttgttaacatcgagtatagatttaagtgtcaggaagtcatttctgaaagtatttgtatggagtgtagccatgtatggaagtgaaacatggacgataaatagtctggacaagaagagaatagaagctttcgaaatgtggtgctacagaagaatgctgaagattagattggtagatcacataactaatgaagtattgaataggattggggagaagagaagtttgtggcacaacttcagaatttgaaagagagtattccagtcaacattgtcaaaagctttccctaagtctactaatgctagaaatgtaggtttgcctttcctcaatctattttctaagataagtcataggggcagtgttgcctcacgtgttccaacatttctacagaatccaaactgatcttccctgaggtcggcttctcacagtttttacatttatctgtaaagaattcatgttggtattttgcagctgtgtgttATCCTGGACAAGTGCTGAGGTCTCTTTATTAGTGCTCGTGTTGCTGTGCGGGCAGAGATAAGTGGTTGCGTTATCACTGAGACAGGCTCTCACAGAGTGCATACCAGAGTGCCACTTTTGAGCAAGTGAGTCTAATTGAAGTGGAGTACTACTGATGGTGGAAAACTCTTGTCCTTCCACTCCATCTCACAGCATGTTATATGGTCCATAAATTATATAggcatttttgtgtgtgtgagatTATATATATAACCTTTCAGTTTTGAGTCCACAGTTACATATTAAACATGCATTTCCAGTGAGTCTATGGAGGAGCCATGCCAACGATTTTGTGTGACGCTGGGAGCCGGGCCTCAGTGGTGGTCCTGATGCCCCCCATGCCGCATGTAGTGTGTCTCCAATCAGCACAGAGGGCAGCGGCGTGGGGAAACAGAATGAGCTCTCTGTGAGCCGACCATGTGAATTCAGAGATATATGTCCTGTAAGTATGACTGTATAATATTGTTGCTTTTGTAATGTGTGGCAGTGGTTATAATGCTAAAACATTTGCATCACCTATTAATTAGTCTCAGTATTATTTAGCATGGATAAAATGTTCTGATTATGTTCGTGTGAACATAAATTACTGGTTTATAGTGAAAAGCTTTATATTCCCtatattaataaattatttgcagtaAATTGCATAATGTAAATCAAATACTTCAAACCCAGCCTATTAACTCTGAGACCTCAGCTAGCTTGAGAAAGGAAACTTATGAAGTTATGCACCTAATTACGTACTGGATACTTGAGATATAGTTTCTCGGGTAATGTAATTCCAATGTTTCTACTTTATAAGTGAAGTCTGTCCAAGTAGCTTTTTGTCTGCATGCACCAGATAGGAGTTTTGGAAATAACATTTGTTGTAATTTGCATGCTTGACATTTATCTCCACCATAAAAATACAAGTTTTGTTAATTGATGTTGACatttaacaaaaatatatttaaagaGACGAACatgtaagtagggtccagaacccACAAATGTCTTTTAGCACTTTTTACACACACGGATATTGTATTTTTCGTGTGTGGAGTCATTTGTTTGTTTACTCTCATTATCTTCAGTTGTCTGTTTAATTTAGAAGTGAAGAAAATGTCaatacaatgaaaaaaatattgcaaatgttttAGGTGATGTTTACACaacatattttatgaaaaaaatataaatcagtCTTTAGAATTACCTCACACTTGGAACGTACAACAAGTTTCCTTGTTACCACACATATCTCTTATAATTGTCAGATTGTTGGTCTTTTGTTCATTTTTTGTACTTTGCTGCTTTTTACTAACTTTCAGTAGTACACAAATGGCATACACTTTCACCTCCATAAACGTCTTGTTTACTGAAGTACTGCTTGATTTCTGTCTGAGTCTCGTCCATGGCTGAAACCTCAGACCTATGGAGTCCTCAAATATTTGTAGTCCTTTCTTCAATATGTGTTTCATCTTTTGAAGAAAGTATTCACCTTTTATACTTTTTCAGTCTGGGAAGTTTGTGTAGAAATAATGTGTAACCATTACTGGTGCTATCTCCACATGAGTTTAAAAAATATAGTGGGTACCTTGtagctcttagttgaatatttgctTGCCATTTGATAAATTCAGTGCAGCCTGTGGTCTCTTTATAATATAAATTGACTTCTCTTGTTCTTGTCAATAAGTGAACCAGCTGCAGTGTTACAATGTTGAGATAACAGCAGGAGGTTTACTTTAGGTTATtcatggaatatatggaaaaaaagTTTGGATAGAAGCACTGGGAGCAGATTTATGAGACTAAAGCTCTTGTTGGCACACTTCACTTCTTGAGATATATATTTGTGTGCCATCATTTTTCTTTCCTGCGTACAGCTTCTTGCTGATAGCACATCTTGCCTTAGGGTCAGTCAGTAGGCATATAAGTAcactgtaaatgttccaggattttTCTTACTGAAGACCTTGAAGGGACAATTACCATGGAACGATGACATAATTTCAcgtataacagtgtgcatcccagcaGAATATCTAggcaataattcattaattttatcaaATAGTTTCTGTATTGAAATGATCCCTGCATTCATTTCATGTCTGTGATAAAATTTGACTTTTAGTAAACTGCTGTTACCTATAGaaacgaaattttcactgtgcagcagtgtgtgtgctggTTTGACACTTCctgtgagattaaaactgtgtggcagactcactcaaactcgggacctttgcctttcgtgggcaagtcctCTACAGACTGGGCTACTGAAGCATGATCTGTTCTCATAGATGtttttctgccagtaccttgtctcctactgtcCCAAGGTAAAGCTGTGACAATGGgttgagtcatgcttgagtaggaCAGCCAATATAGCCCAGTAGGGTTAAACCTAAAAATTAGACAAATTGTAGGTTTTCCCTCTTGGTGGAGTTGTGAAAAATGGTGGGGGGCATAAATGTACCCGAAAAAGGGACATTTTTTCGGTTTTGTGATTATCTTGTTAATGACTCACAATATCGAAACCATAATGGAATTAAAAATTGTGGGGCATGAAATTCTGCGTTAAATGAGACCATCCGCATATTTTTTGGACCACACGTTTCCATACTAGTACTCTTCAAAATTGGACCAATTTTACATGTTAATGGAAAAATTTTGATTTTAACCTCTGTTTTTTGGTAGTTCATAGAATAGAGGAATAAATTGTGTTTGAGACCAAAAGTGAAATGGACCACCCGTTTCTGTATGGTTAAGTTTGTACTTTCATTGCTGTGTATGTAAGGTACTTCACATTTACAAATCTAGGTCTCTAGATCAGTTTTATGCAGAGGACTCAAAAAACATTATCatgagtgttgttgtggtcttcagttctgagactggtttgatgcaactctccatgttactctatcctgtgcaagcttcatcatctcccagtacctactgcaatctacatccctctgaatctgcttagtgtatttgtctctttgtctccctctaagatttttaccctctacgcttccccctccaatactaaatttatcccttgatgcctcagaacatgtcctaccaatcgataccttcttttagtcaagttgtcacaaacttctcttcttcccatcatattcaatacctcctcattagttgtgtgatctacccatctaatcttcagcattcttcttatgagtaaagattgaaaaaaaattaaaaattgttcagtCATGGGTAACTTCAGACACAAGAAATTTAAGGTCAGCTTTGACAGTCCCTTATTAAACGGCAAAGCCTTTTTGCACCTTGTTATTCTGCCTTTGTGTATATGTCCTGCCTGGCAAGCCAGTGTAATAATGACAAAAGTGTATCTTCTGTAATTCCTAAGGTAATCGTCCAGAAAATTACCTTCAAAAAAAATCAGACCCTACATTTGACCAAATTTGGAGGCAAGTATAAAAAACAAAATGTCAcctgattttaatttaaaatgcacCATTTGAAAGAGCAGCTCTTGCTTAACTAGAATGTTGTGCATAATGTGAGTGTGCAGTTACCAAGCGGTAGCATCCTGCGTCCGCCCACCAGGTGACACAGTTTATTGCTCTCTAATGGCACCTGGCACCACCCGCGGACAAAAGGACAGG carries:
- the LOC126297985 gene encoding ornithine decarboxylase antizyme 1, with the protein product MTLLFGLLSLTNQRCNQLGLIFFFTGVHCYLICVVVVMAAHQDQWKYSLGGARVAVRAEISGCVITETGSHRVHTRVPLLSKRWEPGLSGGPDAPHAACSVSPISTEGSGVGKQNELSVSRPCEFRDICPEKELLEAAEHHESLRLTFVLLLTENTQVSWETVLWKQRLYIQVPGCILPEGSKEGFVSLLEYAEEVLKCTQVIVCFKKERSDRALLIRTFMFLGFSTLAPGHPLIPNASDTTNLYMLYSID